Proteins co-encoded in one Deltaproteobacteria bacterium genomic window:
- a CDS encoding Trm112 family protein, translating into MAVSKELLDILACPKCKGDIILNEAGDGLICKACRLVYPIRDDIPVMLIDEALPYDGQEEKA; encoded by the coding sequence ATGGCTGTGAGCAAGGAGCTCCTGGATATCCTCGCCTGTCCGAAGTGCAAGGGGGATATCATCCTGAACGAGGCTGGAGACGGGCTGATCTGCAAAGCCTGCAGGCTTGTATATCCCATCAGGGACGACATCCCTGTCATGCTCATCGATGAGGCCCTTCCCTATGACGGGCAGGAAGAGAAAGCCTGA
- a CDS encoding ribonuclease HI family protein yields the protein MSPRERTAAGNRLFHLYVDGAAKGNPGEAGIGAVLLDEEGKAVFRMSRYIGRATNNQAEYRGLILGLEQTLAAGGKDVVVFTDSELMERQIRGEYRVRDETLRRYHRRVCELLKSFRSYRIERIPRAKNAEADRLASRAAGKKEESGTGSRNHGVSPRR from the coding sequence TTGAGCCCTCGAGAGCGGACCGCGGCAGGAAACAGGCTTTTCCATCTCTACGTCGACGGCGCCGCCAAAGGCAACCCGGGTGAGGCCGGGATCGGTGCGGTTCTCCTGGATGAAGAGGGGAAGGCCGTGTTCAGGATGAGCCGGTATATCGGAAGGGCGACCAACAACCAGGCCGAGTACAGGGGGCTGATCCTGGGACTGGAACAGACGCTGGCCGCGGGGGGGAAAGACGTGGTGGTATTCACCGATTCGGAGCTCATGGAGAGGCAGATCAGGGGGGAGTACAGGGTCAGGGACGAGACTCTGAGGCGGTATCATCGTCGGGTTTGCGAGCTGCTGAAATCCTTCCGGTCTTATCGAATCGAGCGCATTCCAAGGGCGAAAAACGCCGAAGCAGACCGTCTCGCCAGCAGGGCGGCAGGCAAGAAAGAGGAGTCGGGAACAGGGAGCCGGAATCACGGTGTCTCCCCGCGGAGATAG
- the rpoD gene encoding RNA polymerase sigma factor RpoD, with product MTTRGGTRADGDPKSDASREKGSVTRDDKAGRAFGEDTVLPEGIDDVLATFDEADLPLKEDVEFFGETGELEPVGEEDRLLSERIQDIADPMRIYLREMGSVSLLTREEEVRIARRIEQGKRDVLRALITCPEAVGEILRIGERLRRGEISLSDVTSDTDETGDELSGGGTRNLSAILRIVEGIRTADRIIRENRERLDTSEADREALMDGIRKSRARILLLVQRMRLRDVHVSRIAKKVRGYQGRIEQARKELARVEKWAGMPLEEIKQALSGGEKGSHGGSPFPPGVNRRILEKAVRQAEERIRKIELEAGVPGDELLESCKAIEKAEMRVKRAKADLVKANLRLVVNIAKRYTNRGLHLLDLIQEGNIGLMKAVDRFEYRRGYKFCTYATWWIRQAITRAIADQSRIIRIPVHMIETMNRLVRASRRFVQEEGREPTPEEIARRLEISVEKVRRVLRITREPISLETPIGEGESFHLRDFLEDKKAVSPCEAVFNRNLSDQARKILATLTPREEKILKLRFGIGEKYDHTLEEVGRGFAVTRERIRQIEAKALNKLRHPSRSRKLKGFVEK from the coding sequence ATGACTACGAGGGGCGGAACAAGAGCCGATGGCGATCCAAAGTCCGATGCAAGCAGGGAGAAGGGCTCTGTGACTCGGGACGACAAGGCGGGTAGGGCCTTTGGCGAGGATACGGTCCTGCCCGAGGGAATCGACGATGTCCTGGCGACGTTCGACGAGGCTGACCTCCCCCTGAAGGAAGACGTCGAGTTCTTCGGTGAGACGGGGGAGCTTGAGCCGGTTGGAGAGGAGGATCGTCTCCTTTCCGAAAGGATACAGGATATCGCCGACCCCATGCGGATCTACCTCCGGGAGATGGGCTCGGTCTCCCTCTTGACGCGCGAAGAGGAGGTGAGAATCGCCAGGAGGATCGAGCAGGGGAAGCGCGATGTGCTCAGGGCCCTGATAACCTGCCCGGAGGCGGTCGGAGAGATCCTGAGAATCGGAGAGAGATTGCGCAGGGGAGAGATTTCCCTGTCGGATGTGACCTCAGATACGGACGAGACCGGAGACGAATTGAGCGGGGGAGGAACTCGGAATCTTTCGGCGATCCTGCGGATTGTCGAGGGAATAAGGACGGCTGACCGGATCATCAGGGAAAACCGGGAGCGTCTCGATACATCAGAGGCTGATCGAGAGGCTCTCATGGATGGGATCAGGAAGAGCCGGGCGAGGATTCTCCTGTTGGTCCAAAGGATGCGGCTCAGGGACGTGCACGTGAGCCGAATCGCCAAGAAGGTGAGAGGTTACCAGGGGCGAATCGAGCAGGCCAGGAAGGAACTCGCCAGGGTGGAGAAGTGGGCGGGGATGCCCCTGGAGGAGATCAAGCAGGCCCTCTCCGGGGGGGAAAAGGGTTCGCATGGAGGCTCTCCCTTTCCTCCGGGTGTGAACCGGAGGATCCTGGAGAAGGCGGTGCGCCAGGCAGAGGAGAGGATCCGCAAGATCGAGCTCGAAGCGGGTGTGCCCGGCGATGAGCTCCTGGAATCCTGCAAAGCAATCGAAAAGGCCGAGATGAGGGTGAAACGGGCCAAGGCCGATCTCGTGAAGGCGAACCTGAGACTCGTGGTGAACATAGCCAAGAGATATACAAACCGGGGCCTTCATCTGCTCGACCTTATCCAGGAGGGAAACATCGGTCTCATGAAGGCGGTGGACCGCTTCGAGTACAGGCGGGGCTACAAGTTCTGCACCTATGCCACCTGGTGGATACGGCAGGCCATAACCAGGGCTATTGCCGACCAGTCGAGAATCATCAGGATTCCCGTCCACATGATAGAGACGATGAACAGGCTCGTTCGTGCCTCGCGCCGGTTCGTCCAGGAAGAGGGGAGGGAGCCCACGCCCGAGGAGATAGCTCGAAGGCTCGAGATCTCCGTTGAGAAGGTGAGGCGGGTGCTCAGGATAACCAGGGAACCCATCTCTCTGGAGACACCCATCGGGGAGGGAGAGAGCTTCCACCTCAGGGATTTTCTCGAAGACAAGAAGGCCGTCTCTCCCTGCGAGGCCGTCTTCAACCGGAACCTGTCGGACCAGGCCAGGAAGATACTGGCGACCCTGACGCCGAGGGAGGAGAAGATACTCAAGCTGCGTTTCGGGATAGGGGAGAAATACGATCACACCCTTGAGGAGGTCGGACGGGGGTTTGCGGTCACCCGGGAGCGAATTCGGCAGATCGAGGCCAAGGCGCTGAACAAACTCCGCCACCCGAGTCGAAGCAGGAAGTTGAAGGGATTCGTCGAGAAGTAG